Proteins found in one Pontibacter sp. SGAir0037 genomic segment:
- a CDS encoding 2,3,4,5-tetrahydropyridine-2,6-dicarboxylate N-succinyltransferase, whose protein sequence is MALQQIIEEAWENRALLQEQSTIEAIRAVIEELDKGRLRVAEPAGDDWQVNEWVKKAVLLYFPIQTMQTIEVGPFEFHDKMALKTNYAQLGVRVVPHAVARYGAFLAKGVIMMPSYVNIGAYVDEGTMVDTWATVGSCAQIGKNVHLSGGVGIGGVLEPVQAAPVIVGDNAFIGSRSILVEGCRIGNEAVIGAGVTITGSSKIIDVTGDEPKEYRGYVPPRSVVIPGSYTKKFPAGDFQVPCALIIGQRKASTDLKTSLNDVLRDHAVAV, encoded by the coding sequence ATGGCGCTTCAACAAATAATAGAAGAGGCCTGGGAAAACCGGGCATTACTACAAGAGCAGTCTACTATAGAGGCTATCCGTGCCGTTATAGAAGAACTGGATAAAGGCCGTTTACGCGTGGCTGAACCTGCAGGCGACGACTGGCAGGTAAACGAGTGGGTAAAGAAAGCGGTGTTGCTTTACTTCCCTATCCAGACCATGCAAACCATAGAGGTAGGTCCTTTTGAGTTTCATGATAAGATGGCGCTTAAAACAAACTATGCGCAACTTGGTGTGCGTGTAGTACCTCACGCTGTTGCCCGTTATGGTGCTTTCCTGGCAAAAGGTGTTATCATGATGCCTTCTTATGTAAACATTGGTGCTTACGTGGACGAAGGCACAATGGTGGATACATGGGCTACGGTAGGTAGCTGTGCTCAGATTGGTAAAAATGTACACCTGAGCGGTGGTGTTGGCATTGGTGGTGTATTGGAGCCGGTACAAGCTGCGCCGGTTATAGTTGGCGACAATGCCTTTATCGGATCCAGAAGTATACTGGTGGAAGGGTGCCGCATTGGAAATGAGGCTGTGATTGGTGCCGGCGTAACAATTACAGGAAGCTCTAAGATTATTGATGTAACCGGCGATGAGCCGAAAGAATACAGAGGTTATGTGCCTCCCCGCTCTGTGGTTATTCCTGGTTCTTATACCAAGAAGTTTCCTGCTGGTGATTTCCAGGTACCTTGTGCCCTTATTATTGGACAACGCAAAGCCAGCACAGACCTGAAAACATCTTTGAACGACGTTCTGCGCGACCATGCAGTAGCAGTTTAA